In Thermotoga sp. Ku-13t, one genomic interval encodes:
- a CDS encoding potassium channel family protein: MAHRKLVEFEKMRVQRMLILLVLVSFVIGFGTFALHYTEGWSLFEAFFFTLITVSTVGYSIPDEISTTSKVVISLLIASGISIVLYALTSLTSLVVEGHFQDYVRKRRIKRMIDNMKDHIIVVGAGRTGRHTVF; encoded by the coding sequence GTGGCTCACAGGAAACTGGTTGAATTTGAGAAGATGCGCGTACAAAGGATGCTCATTCTCCTAGTTCTCGTCAGTTTCGTGATTGGCTTTGGCACTTTCGCCCTGCATTACACGGAGGGCTGGTCGCTTTTTGAAGCTTTTTTCTTTACGCTGATCACCGTGTCAACAGTCGGTTACTCCATTCCGGATGAGATCTCTACAACCAGTAAGGTGGTGATTTCTCTATTGATCGCATCTGGTATATCCATCGTACTCTACGCTTTGACCTCGCTGACTTCCTTGGTTGTGGAGGGGCACTTTCAAGATTACGTGAGGAAAAGGAGGATCAAACGAATGATCGATAATATGAAAGATCACATAATTGTTGTTGGTGCGGGAAGAACAGGCCGGCACACGGTCTTCTAA
- a CDS encoding NAD-binding protein — protein sequence MVVDASAEAIELLITAAGEEIPYVVGDATEEETLISAGIKKARTLHYHLAG from the coding sequence GTGGTGGTCGATGCTTCAGCTGAGGCGATAGAGCTACTCATCACAGCAGCAGGCGAGGAAATTCCGTACGTGGTAGGTGACGCTACGGAAGAAGAAACACTCATCAGTGCCGGTATTAAGAAAGCCCGAACGCTCCATTATCACCTTGCCGGATGA